The nucleotide sequence GAGAATAGCCTCTGCCATGGCTTCCGGCTTGCCGAGGCTGGGTAGGGATGGAATCAGCGGGATGGCCTGCATCTCGGACGGAGTCGTCTGCAGTGACGGCACCGGCGCTGCCGCCGCCGTCAGTGTTTCAGCCCCTTGGGCATCTCTCACCGAAAAGAGGGAGAGCAGAGAGGCGCACATGACCATCCCACGCCAAAATGCCGCACCTGAAAGAACAAAGACTTTCCCTTCACCTGATATGGAAAGGGATCGAACGGAAAAACGGACCATGGATCGCATCCGGATAAATGAGGACGCCGCGAAGCGATTGAACGACTCTATCCTCAAACATCGTCGGAGGAACGAAGTTTGTGCGTCAGCCACTTAAATGTGTGGTGTCAATGTGTGGTGTCTTTGGCCGGTATCGCGCAAGAAAATAACCAGGAAATCATCTTCGGCATCCTTTCCCGCAATATTATAAGCAAAACCGGGGTTGTTTTGTTCGTTCGGTTACGTTAAATGGCTCCAGAACGTACGATCGTTGCATTAAACTGATAGAAAAATGCAATGACACGGGCAGAGGGGAGCCAGATGTCTACGGAAGCGAACAAGCCGCGCGGCAATCAGCATCAGGAAGCAAAAAGCGACGCCGAGATCGCGCAGGCTGCATTTATGCGCCCGATTGTCGATATTGCGTCAGAAAAGCTGGGCATTGCCGCTGAGCATTTGGCTCCGTATGGCCACTACAAGGCCAAAATTGATTTGAATTATCTATCGTCGCTGGACAGCCGCCCGGATGGTAAGCTGGTTCTGGTGACAGCGATCAGCCCCACCCCGGCGGGGGAAGGCAAAACCACGACGACAGTGGGCCTGACCGATGCGCTGAACCATATCGGCAAGAAGGCAGTTGCCTGTCTGCGTGAGCCTTCGCTGGGTCCGTGTTTCGGTGTGAAGGGTGGCGCTGCCGGCGGCGGATACGCCCAGGTGGTGCCGATGGAAGACATCAACCTGCATTTCACAGGTGATTTCCATGCGATCGGTGCAGCCAACAACCTGCTGGCAGCCCTGATCGACAACCATGTCTACTGGGGTAACGAACTGGGCATCGACCCGCGTCGCATTGGCTGGCGCCGTGCGGTGGACATGAATGACCGTGCCCTGCGCTCCATCGTGTCCTCGCTGGGGGGTGTCTCGAATGGCTATCCGCGTGAGGATGGCTTTGACATCACCGTGGCCTCTGAAGTGATGGCGATTTTCTGCCTCGCCACGGATCTGGATGATTTGCAGCGCCGTCTGGGCAACATCATCGTCGGCCACACCAAGGACCGTAAGCCGATCCGCGCCAGTGAGCTGAGCGCCGCCGGGTCCATGGCCGTGCTGCTGAAAGATGCGATCGCGCCGAATCTGGTGCAGACGCTGGAACATAATCCGGCCTTCATCCATGGCGGCCCGTTCGCCAATATCGCTCATGGCTGCAACAGCGTGATCGCGACCCGCGCCGCGTTGAAGCTGTCCGATTATGTGGTGACGGAAGCGGGCTTCGGTGCCGATCTGGGGGCCGAGAAGTTCTTCGACATCAAGTGCCGCAAGGCTGGCCTTTCTCCGTCTGCCGTGGTGATCGTGGCGACGGTGCGCGCCCTGAAGATGCATGGCGGCGTAGCCAAGGATGCGCTGAAGACCGAAAATGTCGAAGCCGTACAGAAGGGTTTCGCCAATCTGGAACGCCATATCCAGAACGTCCGCAAGTTCGGCGTGCCGGTTGTGGTCGGCGTGAACAAGTTCAGTGCCGATACGGATGCCGAATTCCAGATGCTGCATGATCTATGCGCGAAAATGGGTGTCCCTTGCGTCAGCTCCGACCATTGGGCCAATGGCGGCGCAGGTGCCGCCGATCTGGCGCATGAGGTGGTCAAGCTGGTGGAAGGTGGCTCCGCCGATTTCAAGCCGCTGTATCCGGAGGATATGCCCCTCTGGGACAAGCTGCGTACCATTGCCACCGAGATCTACGGCGCGTCCGATATCACGGCCGATGCGGCCGTGCGCAAGCGGTTCGACGAACTGCAAAAAGAAGGATTCGGTCATCTGCCGATCTGTGTCGCCAAGACTCAGTATAGCTTCAGCACCGATGCGAATTTGCGTGGTGCGCCATCCGGGCACGTCATTCCCGTGCGCGATCTGCGTCTGTCTGCGGGCGCCGAGTTCGTCGTCGCGATCTGCGGCGATATCATGACCATGCCGGGTCTGCCGAAAGTGCCTGCCGCCAACGCGATCCGTCTGGCATCGAATGGTACTATCGCCGGATTGTTCTAAGGCACTTGCCGGGTTTTCTGCTCACCGTAATGTGCGCGTCGCAAACGATGGTCTGCTTGCGATGCGGATCAATATCCTGAGGGAGTTTTCTATGACGGGTCGTCATTTTCTGCACGTGCCGGGTCCCACCAACATTCCGGATCGCGTCCTGCGTGCGATGCATGTTCCCAGCGAGGATCATCGCAACCCGACCTTCCCGAACCTGACCCTGCCGCTGTTCAAGCAGCTGAAGCGTCTGGTCCGCACCGAGACCGGTCAGGCTTTCATCTTCCCGTCTTCCGGCACGGGCGCCTGGGAAGCGGTGATGACCAACACCCTGTCCAGCGGTGACAAGGTTCTGGCTTCCCGCTTCGGCCAGTTCAGCCATCTGTGGATCGACCTGGCCAAGCGCCATGGTCTGGACGTGATCGTTCAGGAAGAAGAATGGGGCACGGGTGCTTCTCCGGAGCACATCCAGGCCGAGCTGGAAAAAGACACCGCGCACCAGATCAAGGCGGTGATGGTGGTTCAGAACGAAACCGCCACCGGCGTTACCAGCGACGTTGCCGCCGTCCGCAAGGCGATCGACGCCGCGAAGCATCCGGCGCTGTTGTTCGTTGATGGCGTCAGCTCCATCGGCTCTATCGATTTCCGCATGGACGACTGGAAGGTCGATGCGATCATCACCGGCTCCCAGAAAGGCCTGATGCTGCCTGCCGGTCTCGGTATTGCTGTCGTCAGCCAGAAGGCGCTGGAAGCGCAGAAGGCCGCCCGCGCCAACAACCCGCTGCGTCGCGTGTATTTCGACTTCGAAGATCAGTCGAAGGCGAATGAAACCGGCTATTTCCCTTACACGCCGGCCCTGCCGCTGCTGTATGGGCTGCGTGAAGCGCTGCAAATCATCCTCGACGAGGAAGGTCTGGATAACGTCATCGCCCGTCACCACTACCTGGCTCAGGGCGTGCGCGAAGCGGTGAAGGCATGGGGCCTGACGCTCTGTGCGAAGGACCAGAAATGGTACAGCGACACCGTCAGCGCCATCCTGGTTCCGGAAGGCTTCAACGGCGCCGATGTGATCTCCCGTGCGTTCAAGCGCTATAACCTCGCTCTGGGCGCCGGTCTGTCACAGGTTGCCGGCAAGCTGTTCCGTATCGGCCATCTGGGCGACCTGAACGAGCTGATGTGCCTGGGTGCCATCACCGGTGCGGAAATGGCGATGCGCGATATCGGCATCGACGTGAAGCCGGGCAGCGGTGCCGCTGCTGCTGAAGAATACTACCGCACGAACGGCAAGTAATTGCCGCATGATGGGGGACGCCTGCATGCGTCCTCCATCATGAATGCCGGAGCGGTCCTTCGGGGCCGCTGTCCGGATACGGAGGATAAGTCTCCGGTTTTTCCCTTCGATGCCAGGATTGCGTCTATGACACAGAAGATCGTTTTTCTCGATCGTGAAACACTTGGTGCCACGATGCGCAAACCCGTTTTTGCGCATGAATATGTCGAATACGACGTAACCGGCCCCGACCAGGTGGTGGAGCGGTTGAAGGACGCAACCATCGTCATCACCAACAAGGTGCCGCTGCGCGCCGATACGCTGGCTCAGCTTCCCAATCTGAAGCTGATTGCGGTCGCGGCGACGGGTACCGATGTCATTGACAAGGTGGCTGCCAAAAAGCAGGGCATCGTTGTCTCCAATATTCGCGGCTATGCGTTCAACACTGTTCCGGAACATGTCGTTGCGCTGATGTTCGCGCTGCGTCGCAACCTGCTGGCCTATGCCGTGGATGTGCAGAACGGCGTGTGGAACAAGGCCCGCCAGTTCTGCTTTTTCCCACATCCGATCCGCGACATTGCCGGCTCCACCATGGGCATTATCGGCTATGGCGCGCTGGGCAAGTCCATTGCCGAGCGGGCGCGTGCGCTGGGCATGAAGGTCATTGCCTATGATGCGTTCCCGCAGGAAGGGCTGGTGGATTTCGAAACCATTCTGCGTGACAGTGACGTGATCACGATTCACGCACCGCTGACCGAAGAGACGCGCAACATGTTCGGCGCGACTGAATTCAAGAAGATGAAGAACAGCGCGATCCTGATTAACACTGCGCGCGGTGGTCTGGTGGACGAAGCCGCTCTGGCTCAGGCGCTGAAAGAGGGCGAAATCGCCGGTGCGGGCTTCGACGTGCTGACGCAGGAGCCGCCGGTGAACGGCAACGTGCTGCTGGATCCCACCATCCCCAATCTGATTGTGACCCCGCATGTCGCCTGGGCAAGCACCGAGGCGATGCAGATTCTGGCCGATCAGCTGGTAGACAATATCGAGGCTTTTGTCTCCGGCAAGCCTGCCAACGTAGTCGAGTAAGATCGTCTTTCACATCAGGACTGCCTCAGGCGGAGAGGAAACGAAACTATGACAGCGAAACTGCTGTATCAGTTTGATACGGACTGGACCCCGAGCGTTTTCGACAGCGTTGTTGCGTATGATGGCGGTGCGGATCATGTGATCGGCCATGCCAATGTGACGCCGGAGAATGTCGGTGCTCTGGTCGATGGCGCGATTTTTACGCGCGGCCCGAAGGAAAAGCGTTTTACCGCTCTATGGATCGGCGGTGGCAGCATGGAGGCCGGTGAGGCCGTGCTGAGCGCGGTGAAGAAGAAATTCTTCGGTAATTTCCGCGTTTCCGTGATGCTGGACAGCAATGGCTCCAACACCACCGCTGCGGCGGGTGTGGCGTTGCTGGCCAAGGCGGCTCCGCTGAAGGGCAAGAAGGCGATCGTGCTGGCCGGAACAGGTCCGGTGGGCATGCGCGCTGCCGGTCTGATGGCGCTCGAAGGGGCCGATGTCACCATCACTGGCCGTCAGAAGGACCGCACTGAAAAAGCCGCTGCTGCGATCAGCAAGCGTTTCGGCGTTGAAGTGAAGGCGGTCGAGGCTGCTGACGCTGCTGCGCGTGAAGCCGTCATTCAGGGGCAGCAGGTGGTCTATGCGGCCGGTGCGATCGGGTTCGAATTGCTGTCCGAAGAGGCCTGGAAAAAGACCTCCTCCATCGAGCTGCTGGCCGATGTGAATGCACAGCCTCCGCTGGGTATTGGCGGGGTTGGCGTTATGGACAAGGGCAAGGAATACGAAGGCGGCGCCGGCACCGTGAAGGGCTTTGGTGCGCTGGGTATCGGTGGTCTGAAGCTGAAGCTGCATCGCGCCTGCATCGCACAGCTTTTCGAGAAGGACGATCAGGTTCTGGACGCAGAGGGTATCTACGCCCTGGCGAAGGAAATGGCGTGATGACCGCGGGAGTCTCGTTCAAGGACGAAAGCGTCGAAGCTTTCCTCGAACAGCTGGCAAGCAAAGCCTCCACCCCTGGTGGTGGCAGTGCCGCTGCGGTGATGGGGGCGATCGGTGCGGCCCTGTCCAGCATGGTCTGCAACCTGACCATCGGTAAAAAGAAATATGCCGAGGTTGAGGAAGAGCTGAAAGGCGTTCTGGCGCAGGCTGATGCGCTGCGTCTGAAGCTGATTGCGGCGATTGAAGAAGACGTGCAGGCTTTCGATGCGGTCATGGGCGCCTACGGCATGCCCAAGACCACGGAAGAGGAACAGGCTGCCCGCAAGCAAGCGATCCAGAAGGCCCTGCATCTGGCTACGGATGCGCCACTGGACTGCGCGCGCCTCTGCCGTGATGCGATTGATCTGGCGGAGATCGTCAGCCGTAAGGGGAATGCCGCTGTCATCAGCGATGGCGGTGTGGCTGTTCTGGCCGCCCATGCCGGCCTGCGCAGCTCGGCACTGAACGTCTATGTCAATGCCAAGGCCATCGAAGACCGTGCATTTGCGGAAAGCCGTCTGCAGGAGCTTCAGGAAATTCTGGGCAGTGCAGGCGAAAAGACGGAAGCGACTTACGAGCTGGTGAGATCACAGCTCGTCTGAGTGATACTACGGGTCCGGAGCGGTTATACGGCATGCTTCCGACCCGATCCTGTCTGGCGCTTACCTGAGGGGGGGAAGGCGCGCATCAACGCGAAGGGAGAGACGTAGATGGACGTCCATGAGTACCAGGCAAAAGAATTGCTTGCGAGCGCCGGCGTTGCCGTGCCCCGCGGTGCAATCGCTTTCAGCGCTGATCAGGCTGTGTACGCCGCGACCGAACTGGGTGGCTGGCATTGGGCGGTCAAGGCCCAGATTCATGCCGGTGCGCGTGGCAAGGCCGGCGGCATCAAGCTGTGCAAGACCTATCATGAAGTGCGCGAGGCTGCTGCCGGCATGCTTGGCAAGCGTCTGGTCACGCATCAGACCGGCCCGGAAGGCAAGCCGGTGCAGCGCGTTTATGTCGAGGTCGCCGATCCCTTCGAGAAAGAATTCTATCTGGGCTTCGTGCTGGATCGTAAGCTGGAGCGCGTCCGCGTGATCGCCTCCGCCGAGGGCGGCATGGAGATCGAGGAAATCGCTTCCAAGCATCCGGAAAAGCTGATCCAGGTGATCGTCGAACCGGCGGTTGGGCTTCAGCAGTTCCAGGCCCGCCAGATCGCCTTCAAGCTGGGCCTGTCCAGCCGTCAGGTGCAGCGTGCGGTGACCAGCATCATGGGGGCCTATCGCGCATTCCGCGATCACGACGCCACCATGCTGGAAATCAATCCTCTGGTTCTGACCAAGGATGACCGCATTCTGGCGCTCGATGCGAAGATGAGCTTCGACGACAACGCCCTGTTCCGCCGTAACAACGTCGCCAACATGCATGATCCCTCTCAGGACGACCCGCGTGAGGCGCAGGCTGCGGAGCACAACCTCAACTATGTGGGTCTGGAAGGCGATATCGGCTGCGTGGTGAATGGCGCCGGTCTGGCGATGGCGACCATGGACGTCATCAAATATGCGGGTGGTGAGCCTGCCAACTTCCTCGATGTCGGCGGCGGCGCAAGCCCCGAGCGTACCGCGACGGCGTTCCGTCTGGTGCTGTCCGACAAGAACGTGAAGGTTGTTCTGGTCAACATTTTCGCCGGCATCAACCGCTGCGACTGGATCGCCGAAGGCGTGGTGCATGCGGTGAAAGAAGTCGATCTGAAGCTTCCGCTGGTGGTGCGTCTGGCAGGCACCAATGTGGAGGAAGGCCGCCGTATTCTGAAAGAAAGCGGCATTTCCGTCATCATGGCCGAAAGCCTGACCGAAGCGGCCGAAAAGGCCGTCGAGGCCGCGAAGGCCGCGGCGTAAGGGGAGGCAGGACCAATGAGCATTCTGATCAATAAACAGACCAAGATCATCATTCAGGGCTTCACCGGCGACAAGGGCACGTTCCACGGTCGCGAGATGATCGATTACGGCACCAATGTCGTCGGCGGCGTGACGCCTGGTAAGGGCGGCCAGACCCATCTGGGTCGTCCCGTGTTCAACACGGTCGAGGACGCGGTGCGTGAGACCGGTGCGCAAGCGTCGATCACCTTTGTGGCGCCTGCTTTCTGCGCCGATGCGATCATGGAAGGCGCCGATGCGGGGCTGGAGCTGATCTGCACCATCACGGACGGTATTCCGGCGCAGGACATGATGCGCGTGAAGCGTTATCTGCGCCGCTATCAGAAGGATCGTCGCACGCGTCTGGTGGGGCCGAACTGCGCAGGCATCATCAGCCCGGGGCAGGCCATGCTGGGCATCATGCCGGGCCATATCTACAAGGAAGGCCATGTCGGCATTGTTTCCCGCTCCGGCACGCTTGGCTATGAAGCCGCCGCGCAGCTGAAGGAGCTGGGCATCGGTGTCTCCACCAGCGTTGGTATCGGTGGTGACCCGATCAATGGTTCGTCCTTCCTTGATCACCTCCAGTTGTTTGAGGCCGACCCCGAGACTCATGCCGTGCTGATGATCGGCGAGATCGGTGGTCCGCAGGAAGCCGAAGCGGCGAAGTGGATCAGCGAGAACATGTCGAAGCCGGTGGTTGGCTACGTTGCCGGCCTGACCGCTCCGAAGGGGCGTCGTATGGGCCATGCCGGTGCGATCATCTCGGGCGAGGGCGACAGCGCCGCCGAAAAGAGCGAGATCATGCGCTCCTACGGTCTGACGGTTGCTCCCAGCCCGGGTGAACTCGGCTCGACCGTTGCCGCGGTGCTGGCTGGCCGTCAGGCAGCCTGATCCGGCATGACGAACATGCAGCGGTCTGACATCATGACAGGCTCCTCCCGGCCGGATGCTTCGGCTTCCGGCCAGGGAACGGCCCGCCTTCTGCGAGATCTGCTGCTGGAAGTGGCGGCACGTCATCATCCCGATATCGTGCCGGCTTTGACGGGGGAGGGGCGCTGGTCCCTCTCCACCATGACACCGCAGGCGCTTGGCAGGGCGTTGCAGGCGCAGGGCATCTGGTTTCAGCTTCTGTCGATTGCCGAGCAGAAAGAAGCCATGCGTCAGCGCCGGGCGGTGGAAAAACAGGGCAGTCGCGCCGATGTGCGCGGCACCTTTGATGCCGTGCTGGCGGAAGCGAAAGCCGCTGGTATTTCGGCTGATACTCTGTCCGATACGCTGGCCGGTTTGCGTATCCGCCCGGTGGTAACAGCGCACCCGACCGAGGCCAAGCGTGTGACGGTGCTGGAAAAGCACCGCGAGATTTATCTGCTGTTGCTGGAACTCGACAACCCACGCTGGACCGAGCGGGAGCACGCGCGTCTGGTACGCCGGCTGCGCGATCAGATCGAGTTGCTCTGGCTGACAGGTGAGCTGCGCCTGGAGAAGGTCTCCGTGCAGCAGGAGGTCCATTGGGGTCTCCATTTTTTCCGCGAAAGCCTGTTCGAGATCGTGCCGCAGGTGGCGGCATCGCTCGAAGAAGCCGTGGCCGCGCAATATCCGGATGCTCCGGCCCCATCCCCGCGCCGTGATGCGGGGGGGTTCCTTCAATTCGGCTCCTGGGTCGGCGGCGATCGCGATGGCAATCCTTATGTGACGAATGACGTCACGCGCTGGACTTTGCGGGAAAATGCGCAGGCCAGTCTGGAGCATTATCGCAAACAGATTGCCCGCCTCATCAAATCCCTGTCGATGACCGAACATGCGTTGACCATTCCGCAATGGTTCTCGGCGCTGGTGCGGGAGCGGGTGGAAGAGATGACGGAGGCTCCCTCCCTGGCGCAGCGCAATCCGGGTGAACCGTTCCGTCAGTTCCTGACCGTGATGGATTTGCGGCTTGAAGACACATTGCGCCTTCAGACGGGTGGCGATGCGAATTTTAGCGCCACGTCTCATGCCTATCCCAGCGCTGATGCGCTGATCGACGACCTCCGCGCTATGGAAAAGGCGCTGGAAGACGCAGGCAGCCCCGAAATCGCCGCCGATCTGATCCGGCCGTTACGGTGCAGTGCCGAGATCTTCCGTTTCAGCACGGTACGGCTGGATCTGCGGCAGAACTCCACGCGCCTGACCAATGCGTTGCATGCCTATTGGCGCGACGTGACCGGGCAGGGACTACAAAGCGAGCCGCCCGCAGATGACAGTGCTGAATGGGAAGAATTCCTGCTGGATGCTCTTCAGCAACCCCGCCTGGCCCGCCTGACCCCGCAGGACTGGCCGGAAGATGCGCGCGAGGTGCTGGAGATGTTTCAGCTGGTCGCCGAAATGCGCGGCAGGCTGGATCGGGAGGCATTCGGCAGCTTTATTCTGTCCATGACCCGTTCGGTGGCCGATATTCTCGGTGCCTATGTGATGGCGAAACAGGCTGGCCTGTTCCTCGATTCCGTCGGTATGGAGCTGTGTGAACTGCCGATCGTGCCGCTGTTCGAGACGATCGACGATCTGCGTGCCGCACCGCTGATCATGCGCCGCCTGCTGAATATTCCGGTGATCCGGCGCTCGGCCCGTCGGCAGGGCAATGTGCAGGAAGTCATGATCGGCTACTCTGACAGTAACAAGGATGGCGGTTTCATCTCCGCCAACTGGGAGCTGTTCCGTGCACAGTCCCGTCTGGCACAGGTCGGGCAGGATGCGGGCATTGCCATCGCGTTCTTCCATGGCCGTGGCGGCAGTGTCAGCCGTGGTGGCGCACCGACCCGTCGGGCCATTGCAGCCCAGCCGCCCGGCTCTATCCGCGGACGGTTCCGCGTGACGGAACAGGGTGAGGTGGTCAGCGCCAAATATGCCAATAAGGGCACGGCTTCCTATCAGGCGGAACTGCTGGCGGCGAGTGTGCTGG is from Granulibacter bethesdensis and encodes:
- a CDS encoding NADP-dependent methylenetetrahydromethanopterin/methylenetetrahydrofolate dehydrogenase, producing the protein MTAKLLYQFDTDWTPSVFDSVVAYDGGADHVIGHANVTPENVGALVDGAIFTRGPKEKRFTALWIGGGSMEAGEAVLSAVKKKFFGNFRVSVMLDSNGSNTTAAAGVALLAKAAPLKGKKAIVLAGTGPVGMRAAGLMALEGADVTITGRQKDRTEKAAAAISKRFGVEVKAVEAADAAAREAVIQGQQVVYAAGAIGFELLSEEAWKKTSSIELLADVNAQPPLGIGGVGVMDKGKEYEGGAGTVKGFGALGIGGLKLKLHRACIAQLFEKDDQVLDAEGIYALAKEMA
- a CDS encoding malate--CoA ligase subunit beta, with translation MDVHEYQAKELLASAGVAVPRGAIAFSADQAVYAATELGGWHWAVKAQIHAGARGKAGGIKLCKTYHEVREAAAGMLGKRLVTHQTGPEGKPVQRVYVEVADPFEKEFYLGFVLDRKLERVRVIASAEGGMEIEEIASKHPEKLIQVIVEPAVGLQQFQARQIAFKLGLSSRQVQRAVTSIMGAYRAFRDHDATMLEINPLVLTKDDRILALDAKMSFDDNALFRRNNVANMHDPSQDDPREAQAAEHNLNYVGLEGDIGCVVNGAGLAMATMDVIKYAGGEPANFLDVGGGASPERTATAFRLVLSDKNVKVVLVNIFAGINRCDWIAEGVVHAVKEVDLKLPLVVRLAGTNVEEGRRILKESGISVIMAESLTEAAEKAVEAAKAAA
- a CDS encoding aminotransferase class V-fold PLP-dependent enzyme translates to MTGRHFLHVPGPTNIPDRVLRAMHVPSEDHRNPTFPNLTLPLFKQLKRLVRTETGQAFIFPSSGTGAWEAVMTNTLSSGDKVLASRFGQFSHLWIDLAKRHGLDVIVQEEEWGTGASPEHIQAELEKDTAHQIKAVMVVQNETATGVTSDVAAVRKAIDAAKHPALLFVDGVSSIGSIDFRMDDWKVDAIITGSQKGLMLPAGLGIAVVSQKALEAQKAARANNPLRRVYFDFEDQSKANETGYFPYTPALPLLYGLREALQIILDEEGLDNVIARHHYLAQGVREAVKAWGLTLCAKDQKWYSDTVSAILVPEGFNGADVISRAFKRYNLALGAGLSQVAGKLFRIGHLGDLNELMCLGAITGAEMAMRDIGIDVKPGSGAAAAEEYYRTNGK
- the sucD gene encoding succinate--CoA ligase subunit alpha; this encodes MSILINKQTKIIIQGFTGDKGTFHGREMIDYGTNVVGGVTPGKGGQTHLGRPVFNTVEDAVRETGAQASITFVAPAFCADAIMEGADAGLELICTITDGIPAQDMMRVKRYLRRYQKDRRTRLVGPNCAGIISPGQAMLGIMPGHIYKEGHVGIVSRSGTLGYEAAAQLKELGIGVSTSVGIGGDPINGSSFLDHLQLFEADPETHAVLMIGEIGGPQEAEAAKWISENMSKPVVGYVAGLTAPKGRRMGHAGAIISGEGDSAAEKSEIMRSYGLTVAPSPGELGSTVAAVLAGRQAA
- a CDS encoding phosphoenolpyruvate carboxylase; the protein is MQRSDIMTGSSRPDASASGQGTARLLRDLLLEVAARHHPDIVPALTGEGRWSLSTMTPQALGRALQAQGIWFQLLSIAEQKEAMRQRRAVEKQGSRADVRGTFDAVLAEAKAAGISADTLSDTLAGLRIRPVVTAHPTEAKRVTVLEKHREIYLLLLELDNPRWTEREHARLVRRLRDQIELLWLTGELRLEKVSVQQEVHWGLHFFRESLFEIVPQVAASLEEAVAAQYPDAPAPSPRRDAGGFLQFGSWVGGDRDGNPYVTNDVTRWTLRENAQASLEHYRKQIARLIKSLSMTEHALTIPQWFSALVRERVEEMTEAPSLAQRNPGEPFRQFLTVMDLRLEDTLRLQTGGDANFSATSHAYPSADALIDDLRAMEKALEDAGSPEIAADLIRPLRCSAEIFRFSTVRLDLRQNSTRLTNALHAYWRDVTGQGLQSEPPADDSAEWEEFLLDALQQPRLARLTPQDWPEDAREVLEMFQLVAEMRGRLDREAFGSFILSMTRSVADILGAYVMAKQAGLFLDSVGMELCELPIVPLFETIDDLRAAPLIMRRLLNIPVIRRSARRQGNVQEVMIGYSDSNKDGGFISANWELFRAQSRLAQVGQDAGIAIAFFHGRGGSVSRGGAPTRRAIAAQPPGSIRGRFRVTEQGEVVSAKYANKGTASYQAELLAASVLDHALRSERLADSIASVRPEYEDAMEALSGAANAAYRSLIGNPHMVGYFQSASPLEEFALLNIGSRPARRFGARSLSDLRAIPFVFAWTQNRHLITSWYGVGSAISTFLDVRGERGEEVLRRMFADYPLFRLIADEVEKALLFVDLDIARLYAGLVPEEEARQAILPLVEAEYQLTCAMITRISGDAQVGERFHRYRARLAERLPVINAANREQVELLRRFRDAPDDAVKSALLLSINCIAGGFGTTG
- a CDS encoding formate--tetrahydrofolate ligase, with protein sequence MSTEANKPRGNQHQEAKSDAEIAQAAFMRPIVDIASEKLGIAAEHLAPYGHYKAKIDLNYLSSLDSRPDGKLVLVTAISPTPAGEGKTTTTVGLTDALNHIGKKAVACLREPSLGPCFGVKGGAAGGGYAQVVPMEDINLHFTGDFHAIGAANNLLAALIDNHVYWGNELGIDPRRIGWRRAVDMNDRALRSIVSSLGGVSNGYPREDGFDITVASEVMAIFCLATDLDDLQRRLGNIIVGHTKDRKPIRASELSAAGSMAVLLKDAIAPNLVQTLEHNPAFIHGGPFANIAHGCNSVIATRAALKLSDYVVTEAGFGADLGAEKFFDIKCRKAGLSPSAVVIVATVRALKMHGGVAKDALKTENVEAVQKGFANLERHIQNVRKFGVPVVVGVNKFSADTDAEFQMLHDLCAKMGVPCVSSDHWANGGAGAADLAHEVVKLVEGGSADFKPLYPEDMPLWDKLRTIATEIYGASDITADAAVRKRFDELQKEGFGHLPICVAKTQYSFSTDANLRGAPSGHVIPVRDLRLSAGAEFVVAICGDIMTMPGLPKVPAANAIRLASNGTIAGLF
- a CDS encoding D-2-hydroxyacid dehydrogenase, with product MTQKIVFLDRETLGATMRKPVFAHEYVEYDVTGPDQVVERLKDATIVITNKVPLRADTLAQLPNLKLIAVAATGTDVIDKVAAKKQGIVVSNIRGYAFNTVPEHVVALMFALRRNLLAYAVDVQNGVWNKARQFCFFPHPIRDIAGSTMGIIGYGALGKSIAERARALGMKVIAYDAFPQEGLVDFETILRDSDVITIHAPLTEETRNMFGATEFKKMKNSAILINTARGGLVDEAALAQALKEGEIAGAGFDVLTQEPPVNGNVLLDPTIPNLIVTPHVAWASTEAMQILADQLVDNIEAFVSGKPANVVE
- the fchA gene encoding methenyltetrahydrofolate cyclohydrolase, with product MTAGVSFKDESVEAFLEQLASKASTPGGGSAAAVMGAIGAALSSMVCNLTIGKKKYAEVEEELKGVLAQADALRLKLIAAIEEDVQAFDAVMGAYGMPKTTEEEQAARKQAIQKALHLATDAPLDCARLCRDAIDLAEIVSRKGNAAVISDGGVAVLAAHAGLRSSALNVYVNAKAIEDRAFAESRLQELQEILGSAGEKTEATYELVRSQLV